A genomic window from Sorex araneus isolate mSorAra2 chromosome 2, mSorAra2.pri, whole genome shotgun sequence includes:
- the LOC129401694 gene encoding L-lactate dehydrogenase B chain-like, with the protein MERVITYPRHGYVDHFPLIGKWMLKYESSQNWKDDAGSICVGELLLELNPDMGTDHDSENWKGVHKMVVESAYEVIKLKGYTNWATGLSVADLIETMFKNLSRIHPISTMVKGMYGIENEVFLSIPCILNARGLTSVINKKLKDDEVAQRKKSADTLWNIQKDLKDL; encoded by the exons ATGGAGAGAGTCATTACATATCCCAGGCATGGGTATGTGGACCACTTCCCACTTATAGGAAAATGGATGTTAAAGTATGAAAGTTCACAGAACTGGAAGGATGATGCAGGCAGCATTTGTGTGGGAG aattactcctggaactgAATCCAGACATGGGCACAGACCACGACAGTGAAAATTGGAAGGGAGTGCATaagatggtggtggaaagtgcgTATGAGGTCATCAAGCTGAAAGGATATACCAACTGGGCCACTGGACTGAGTGTGGCTGATCTCATTGAAACCATGTTCAAAAATCTCTCCAGGATTCACCCCATATcaacaatggtgaagggaatgTATGGTATTGAGAACGAAGTCTTCCTGAGCATTCCCTGTATCCTGAATGCTCGCGGCTTGACCAGTGTTATCAACAAGAAGCTGAAGGATGATGAGGTCGCACAACGCAAGAAAAGCGCTGATACCCTGTGGAACATCCAGAAGGACCTCAAAGACCTGTGA